The Paenibacillus sp. FSL R7-0345 DNA segment TTTTGCAGGAAATGCTTATGAATAACAAAAATCAGGTTAGATCATCAGCAGGTGACGAAACAGAAAGTTTATTTATTGCATCAGGGGTAGTCGGGGTCATTGAGGACTGGATCGTACGCGGCATGAAGGAAGAGCCTACGGGTATGTCTCGACGTATACAACAGCTGCTGCTGAAGCTTGAGGAATGATTACATTAGTTAATAATAAAAAAGGTGCATTAGAGATATTCTCTAATGCACCTTTTTGGTATACCGGCGAGAGGACTCGAACCTCCACGGTTTCCCACTCGATTTTGAGTCGAGCGCGTCTGCCATTCCGCCACGCCGGCGTATTCAAGCTGATTATTCCAAAAAATCAATGGAGGCGCCACCCAGACTCGAACTGGGGATAAAGCTTTTGCAGAGCTTTGCCTTACCACTTGGCTATGGCGCCATAAAATGGAGCGGACGACGGGAATCGAACCCGCGACCCTCGCCTTGGCAAGGCGATGCTCTACCGCTGAGCCACGTCCGCATAAATGGCTGGGGATATAGGATTTGAACCTATGCATGACGGAGTCAAAGTCCGTTGCCTTACCGCTTGGCTAATCCCCAATATTCATTTTAAAACATTGATTTAATAATAAAGGGCGACTGATGGGTCTCGAACCCACGAATGCCGGAACCACAATCCGGTGCGTTAACCCCTTCGCCACAGTCGCCATATGAAGCTGTTACTAACATTATTGCCCAAATCTTTTAAAGTAAAGGGGCGGCCGATGGGTCTCGAACCCACGAATGCCGGAACCACAATCCGGTGCGTTAACCCCTTCGCCACGGCCGCCATATTTAACTTTAAAGTATTTCATTGGCAGGGGCAGCAGGAATTGAACCCACACCAACGGTTTTGGAGACCGTTGTTCTACCTTTAAACTATGCCCCTAAAGATGGTGGAGGCTGATGGATTCGAACCACCGAACACGTACGTGAGCAGATTTACAGTCTGATGCGTTTGGCCACTTCGCTAAGCCTCCACAGATGGTGCCGGCGAGAGGACTTGAACCCCCAACCTACTGATTACAAGTCAGTTGCTCTACCAATTGAGCTACACCGGCATATTCTATTGTAATAATCATGGTGGCGCGGGAGGGAATCGAACCCCCGACACAAGGATTTTCAGTCCTTTGCTCTACCGACTGAGCTACCGAGCCAAGAAAGTTATAATACTAATGGCGGAACCGACGGGATTCGAACCCGCGATCTCCTGCGTGACAGGCAGGCATGTTAGGCCAACTACACCACGGTTCCATAATCAATTGCGGGGGCAGGATTTGAACCTGCGGCCTTCGGGTTATGAGCCCGACGAGCTACCGGGCTGCTCCACCCCGCGTCAGTAAAATATATATATGGTGGAGGCTGAGGGGATCGAACCCCCGACCCTCTGCTTGTAAGGCAGATGCTCTCCCAGCTGAGCTAAGCCTCCATCAAAACCAGCAACTTTTATATCTTATCATTTCTTCTCTATAAAGTCAAGCTTTATTTAGAAAATTAATGGTGACCCGTAGGGGATTCGAACCCCTGTTACCTCCGTGAAAGGGAGGTGTCTTAACCCCTTGACCAACGGGCCATACTGTAATAAATCCATAAGGAACGGAGAGAGAGGGATTCGAACCCTCGAGACGCTTGTGGCGCCTACACGATTTCCAATCGTGCTCCTTCGGCCAAACTCGGACACCTCTCCAGATGGCTCCCCGAACAGGACTCGAACCTGTGACAACTCGATTAACAGTCGAGTGCTCTACCAACTGAGCTATCAGGGAATATACATACCAGGCTTGATCGCCTGAAAACTGAATCCGAAACGAATCTGCGTTTATAGATATTGGATAAGCCCTCGACCGATTAGTATTGGTCAGCTCCATGCATTGCTGCACTTCCACCTCCAACCTATCTACCTCGTCGTCTTCAAGGGGTCTTACATACTGGGAAATCTCATCTTGAGGGGGGCTTCACGCTTAGATGCTTTCAGCGCTTATCCCGTCCGTACGTAGCTACCCAGCCATGCTCCTGGCGGAACAACTGGTGCACCAGCGGTACGTCCATCCCGGTCCTCTCGTACTAAGGACAGCTCCTCTCAAATTTCCTGCGCCCACGACAGATAGGGACCGAACTGTCTCACGACGTTCTGAACCCAGCTCGCGTACCGCTTTAATGGGCGAACAGCCCAACCCTTGGGACCTACTTCAGCCCCAGGATGCGATGAGCCGACATCGAGGTGCCAAACCTCCCCGTCGATGTGGACTCTTGGGGGAGATAAGCCTGTTATCCCCAGGGTAGCTTTTATCCGTTGAGCGATGGCCCTTCCATGCGGTACCACCGGATCACTAAGTCCGACTTTCGTCCCTGCTCGACTTGTAGGTCTCGCAGTCAAGCTCCCTTATGCCTTTGCACTCTTCGAATGATTTCCAACCATTCTGAGGGAACCTTTGAACGCCTCCGTTACTCTTTAGGAGGCGACCGCCCCAGTCAAACTGCCCGCCTGACACGGTCCCCGTACCCGCTTAGGGTACCAGGTTAGAACCTAGATACGATCAGGGTGGTATCCCAACGGCGCCTCCACAGAAGCTTGCGCTCCTGTTTCTACGGCTCCCACCTATCCTGTACAGATCGTACCCAAATTCAATATCAAGCTGCAGTAAAGCTCCATGGGGTCTTTCCGTCTTGTCGCGGGTAACCTGCATCTTCACAGGTATTAAAATTTCACCGGATCTCTCGTTGAGACAGCGCCCAAGTCGTTACGCCATTCGTGCGGGTCAGAATTTACCTGACAAGGAATTTCGCTACCTTAGGACCGTTATAGTTACGGCCGCCGTTTACTGGGGCTTCGGTTCATAGCTTCGGGTTGCCCCTAACCACTCCCCTTAACCTTCCAGCACCGGGCAGGCGTCAGCCCGTATACTTCGCCTTGCGGCTTCGCACAGACCTGTGTTTTTGCTAAACAGTCGCTTGGGCCTTTTCACTGCGGCCCCCTCGGGCTATTCACCCTACCGAGGCACCCCTTCTCCCGAAGTTACGGGGTCATTTTGCCGAGTTCCTTAACGAGAGTTCTTCCGCGCGCCTTAGAATTCTCTTCTCGCCTACCTGTGTCGGTTTGCGGTACGGGCACCTTCTCCTGGCTAGAGGCTTTTCTTGGCAGTGTGAGATCATGACCTTCGCTACTATAATTTTCGCTCCCCATCACAGCCCAGCCTTACGATGTGCGGATTTGCCTACACACCAGCCTCACTGCTTAGACGGACATCCATCAGTCCGCGTCACTACCCTCCTGCGTCACCCCATCGCTCATAGCGGATTACGGTGGTACAGTAATTTCAAACTGTTGTCCTTCGACTACGCCTGTCGGCCTCGCCTTAGGTCCCGACTTACCCTGAGCGGACGAGCCTTCCTCAGGAAACCTTGGGCTTTCGGCGGATCAGATTCTCACTGATCTTTTCGTTACTCATACCGGCATTCTCACTTGTATGCTGTCCAGCGCTCCTTACGGTACACCTTCAACCCACATACAACGCTCCCCTACCCCTGATGCAAAGCATCAAGCCATAGCTTCGGTGGTGTGTTTAGCCCCGTTACATTTTCGGCGCAGAGTCACTCGACCAGTGAGCTATTACGCACTCTTTAAATGGTGGCTGCTTCTAAGCCAACATCCTGGTTGTCTGTGCAACTCCACATCCTTTCCCACTTAACACACACTTGGGGACCTTAGCTGATGGTCTGGGCTGTTTCCCTTTTGACAATGGATCTTAGCACTCACTGTCTGACTCCCGGCAAGAAGTTAATGGCATTCGGAGTTTGACTGAGCTTGGTAACCCTTGCGGGCCCCGCACCCAATCAGTGCTCTACCTCCATCACTCCATTCACCGAGGCTAGCCCTAAAGCTATTTCGGGGAGAACCAGCTATCTCCGAGTTCGATTGGAATTTCTCCGCTACCCCCACCTCATCCCCGCACTTTTCAACGTACGTGGGTTCGGGCCTCCAGTGCGTGTTACCGCACCTTCACCCTGGACAGGGGTAGATCACACGGTTTCGGGTCTACGTCCACATACTAAATCGCCCTATTCAGACTCGCTTTCGCTGCGGCTCCGGCTTCTCACCTTAACCTTGCATGTTAAACGTAACTCGCCGGTTCATTCTACAAAAGGCACGCCATCACCCATAAAACGGGCTCTGACTTTTTGTAAGCACACGGTTTCAGGTTCTATTTCACTCCCCTTCCGGGGTGCTTTTCACCTTTCCCTCACGGTACTGTTTCACTATCGGTCGCCAGGTAGTATTTAGCCTTGACAGATGGTCCTGCCGGATTCATACGGGGTTTCACGTGCCCCGCACTACTCGGGATCCGTCTCGGAGAGAACACAGTTTAGGCTACAGGGCTTTTACCTCTATCGCGGGCCTTTCCAGACCTCTTCGCCTACCATATTCCTTTGTAACTCCATGTGAGACGTCCCACAACCCCAGGAGGCAAGCCCCCTGGTTTAGGCTGTTCCGCGTTCGCTCGCCGCTACTGACGGAATCACTATTGTTTTCTCTTCCTCAGGGTACTTAGATGTTTCAGTTCCCCTGGTCTGCCTCTGCACACCCTATGTATTCAGATGTGAGTAACTGCGAATTACCACAGCTGGGTTTCCCCATTCGGACACCCCCGGATCAAAGCTTGCTTACAGCTCCCCGAGGCAGTTTCGTTGTTCGCCACGTCCTTCGTCGGCTCCTGGCGCCTAGGCATCCTCCGTGTGCTCTTATTAGCTTAACCTCGATTTTCTCCGGAGGAGAAATATCGGACCATTGAATAAATTCAAGATCTTCATTTCCTTCACAGAAAAATTCGTATCAACTAATAACTATTTCAACTTGCTTACACAAGTTTCAGCTAAAAGATGTTCTAAAACGCAAATTCGTTTCGGTATCCAGTTTTCAAGGATCAAGGTACTTACTTGAGAGCTTAAACTCTCAAAACTGACCAACGAGTGAGTAACAGGCCTAAACCTGAGTTTTGGAAGCTTAGCTTCCGATTTGAATGTCATCATTGCAGATGACGATTCTCCATAGAAAGGAGGTGATCCAGCCGCACCTTCCGATACGGCTACCTTGTTACGACTTCACCCCAATCATCTACCCCACCTTCGGCGGCTGGCTCCCTTGCGGGTTACCCCACCGACTTCGGGTGTTGTAAACTCTCGTGGTGTGACGGGCGGTGTGTACAAGACCCGGGAACGTATTCACCGCGGCATGCTGATCCGCGATTACTAGCAATTCCGACTTCATGCAGGCGAGTTGCAGCCTGCAATCCGAACTGAGACCAGCTTTGCTGGGATTGGCTCCACCTCGCGGCTTCGCTTCCCGTTGTACTGGCCATTGTAGTACGTGTGTAGCCCAGGTCATAAGGGGCATGATGATTTGACGTCATCCCCACCTTCCTCCGGTTTGTCACCGGCAGTCACTCTAGAGTGCCCAGCTTAACCTGCTGGCAACTAAAGTCAAGGGTTGCGCTCGTTGCGGGACTTAACCCAACATCTCACGACACGAGCTGACGACAACCATGCACCACCTGTCTCCAATGCTCCGAAGAGGGGCACTATCTCTAATGCTTACATCGGGATGTCAAGACCTGGTAAGGTTCTTCGCGTTGCTTCGAATTAAACCACATACTCCACTGCTTGTGCGGGTCCCCGTCAATTCCTTTGAGTTTCAGTCTTGCGACCGTACTCCCCAGGCGGAGTGCTTACTGTGTTAACTTCGGCACCAAGGGTATCGAAACCCCTAACACCTAGCACTCATCGTTTACGGCGTGGACTACCAGGGTATCTAATCCTGTTTGCTCCCCACGCTTTCGCGCCTCAGCGTCAGTTACAGCCCAGAAAGTCGCCTTCGCCACTGGTGTTCCTCCACATCTCTACGCATTTCACCGCTACACGTGGAATTCCACTTTCCTCTTCTGTACTCAAGCCACCCAGTTTCCAGTGCGACCTCAGGTTGAGCCCAAGGTTTAAACACCAGACTTAAATAGCCGCCTGCGCGCGCTTTACGCCCAATAATTCCGGACAACGCTTGCCCCCTACGTATTACCGCGGCTGCTGGCACGTAGTTAGCCGGGGCTTTCTTCTCAGGTACCGTCACTCCGGTAGCAGTTACTCTACCGGACGTTCTTCCCTGGCAACAGAGCTTTACGATCCGAAAACCTTCATCACTCACGCGGCGTTGCTCCGTCAGGCTTTCGCCCATTGCGGAAGATTCCCTACTGCTGCCTCCCGTAGGAGTCTGGGCCGTGTCTCAGTCCCAGTGTGGCCGTTCACCCTCTCAGGTCGGCTACGCATCGTCGCCTTGGTGAGCCGTTACCCCACCAACTAGCTAATGCGCCGCAGGCCCATCCCTTACCAGCAGATTGCTCCGCCTTTCATTCTCTTCTCATGCGAAAAGAGAAATTATCCGGTATTAGCTACCGTTTCCGGTAGTTATCCCAGACTAAGGGGCAGGTTGCCTACGTGTTACTCACCCGTCCGCCGCTAAGCTTACCCCGAAGGATAAGCTCCGCTCGACTTGCATGTATTAGGCACGCCGCCAGCGTTCGTCCTGAGCCAGGATCAAACTCTCCAATAAGGTTTTTCCGAGTAGTTACCACACCCGAATTACTCCGAGGAAATAACCATCCGAAAACTATCGAAAAGAGCGATTGCTCATTTTGAAACATCTGACGAGAATTTACATTCTCTACTTTTGGATCTCACCGAAGTGATTTCCGATACTCACTCGTTGTTCAGTTTTCAAAGATCAAGCACGTCGTCGCTTGCGATGTTCTCGTCAGCAGCGACCTTTATAATATATCATGTCGCCCTCATTTTTGTCAACATCTTTTTTTGAATTTCTTTTTTCCGTTGATCACCATCTGCTGTTCAGCTTGACGGTGTGTCGGAGGGACGAGTTATAATTTATCACAGATTTAACACCCGAGTCAACCCTAAATATTTCGTTTTATTTTTCTGCGTTAAAGGCCTGCTTTTACATTACAAACAAACAAAAAAAGAGAGCGTATTTCCTCTCCTTAGCTTAACCTGTACAGCTATATTTATAATGTGTAACGGACCGTATGTCCTTCAGAAGCATCTTTAGACCAGGCTGTGATCTCTCTTATCTGTGAGCGGGATACCAGCTTGCGCAGTACCAGCGGCAGTTCTGCACCAAGCGGACTGAGACCCGAATGCTGTAATAACTCCTTAATACTCCACGATTCTTTGCGGCTCCCGAGAATGTTCAGCAGCAACCCGCAACAGTCGGACATCTTGGACATAAGGGCAAATTCGCAGGCAAGCAGAATCAGCTCAATTCTTTGATCCAGTGTTTCGGTACTCACTGTAAGTTCTTCATACAGCTTATGGACCGGGGTATTAAGGCTCTTTACTTGCTCCCACACCGCCGGATTCGGGAAGCAGCCTGCTTCACTGACTTCAATACGAGCCCAGTGATACAAGGCCATAAGCACACAATTGTACGCATCCATCGTACAGCAGGCTTCGATATAGCGCTTGGATTTTACATACATATGCAGGAACCGGGCAAATTCCATGAACAGCACGCGATCTTTAAGCGGCCCCTGAAACCGGATAATCTCCCGCCTCATCTCACCCAATATCCCTTTGGGGTCCCAGATAACTTCACCTGTTATAAGACTGGTCAGTAATTCGTTGTTATCACCTGCCAAAACAGCCCGTTCCAGCGCAGGCAAACCAACATGAACTGTCTGTGTCCGTCTCTCTCCGGCAATCGTATGGGTCAAAATCCGTTCTTTCTCCTGCTCCGCGTGCAGCATCAGTACCACCATATCAAAATCATGGAGCAGCGCGCTCTGAAACGGAGCGTTACCTTTTTGCCGCAATGCTACGGCGCCCAGGACACTTTCATCAAACGTTTCTCCACTCAACAGGGTCAAATTGGACAGTTCCATGCTTCCCTCCATCAAATTTGGCGATTTTGCGTCACGTCAGTTATAATTCTCTTTAAATATTAATATTCTACATATCCATGTCAGTTCCTTCTGAACGTCCGAACTATATTTAGTTAGGAGCCACTAATCATGAAGATAAAATCGGCTAAAATCAATGCTTTCCGCACCTGGGGACTGCTGCTGACCATGCTTGGAATGGGCCTTATGATTGCCGGGACTGCAGGAATCGTGTTCTGGGGATCAGCAGGTAAGGTGGCAGCGGCAATCGGACTGGTTATCGGTCTGATCTCCATGATGGCCAGTTTGGCCATCTACTTCTGGGCAGGCATGCTTTCAACGAGTGCAGTTCAGCTGGAGTGCCCTGAATGTCACAAACTGACCAAGATGCTGGGCAAAACCGACCGCTGCATGTTCTGCCATACTCTGCTCACCCGCGATCCCGCACAGGCAACTATTACAGCTGAGCAGCTTGAGAGTCAACAGCTCAAATCCCACTGACAAGCCTCATGCACTTCTATCTTCTAATTATCTACTCTCCCACTGAAAAATCACTGAAAAATGATTGAAAATATAAAAACAAGGTGCCCCCTATACGGGAACACCTTGTTTTTATTATGATCAAAGCCGGCTATTTGTTTATTTCCTGCAGTGCTTTCCAGGCCTCGACCGTTCCGAAGCTGCGCGTCCAGGAGGCCACTCCGCCGAGCCCGAAGGACTTGGCTAGCTCAACTCTCGCTTTTAGGGAAACCTCGTCTTCAATCCAGATTTTCTGGAGATTTCCTTCTTCTTTGTACTCGACATAGTTCTGTCCTGCTTCACTATCGAAGGAAGGTGTCAGTTTCTTTTCTGCCAGAAGCTCCTGGACAGTCTTCATTCCGACAGCTTTGGAGCTGACCTTCATCTCACCCTTTTCCGTAGTCTCTGTCCAGATTCGCGTATATAGAGGCACACCAAGGATTATCTTCTCGGCAGGCACCTCGTCCTCCTTAATGATCCGGCTGATTGAGTTCTCAACCCACGGCAACGAGGCGACAGAACCTGCTGTAGGGCTGGAAGCCCAATGTTCATCATAAGCCATGACCATTAAAAAGTCAGCTGTTGTACCAAGAGCCTTACGGTCCAGAAATAAGGACCACATCTCACTATTGGACTTAGGGGTAACATCAATCGAAATAATCAGATTCTTGGCCTGGGCCATCGGCTTCAGTTCCCGCATAAACTGCGTAACATTGCCTCCATCCTTGGTATACACATTCTCAAAATCAATATTAATACCATCCAAATCATATAAATCAGCATATTCAAGCATCTGGACTATCGTCGTCATCCGTCTCTCATAGCTTGATAACGCCTCAGTGGTAAGATCGGCATCAAAGCTGTTACTGAGCAGCGCCCATACTTCCATGCCTTGCTTGTGAGCCCACTCTACATAGGCTTTATCCGCCTTACTTCGCACATTCCCGTCAACATCAACAATACTGAACCACGTCGGACTAACCACGTTAACCCCCGGAAGCTCACCGAAGTTTGCCGGGTTAGGCTTACGCTCATACACGGCTTCCCAGAACAGATTCACAGCCTTCCCTTTCCAGCTGCGTTCTGCACGCGTAGGTACGTACTCCCTCTGCTCCACCGTCTTTTCTCCGTCAGCAGTAATGTCCTCGGCCTTGATAAATCCGGTATACCCGCTGTTCATCTGCACATACAGCCATTCCTCGTTCTCGGTAGCTGAATGCCAGATCCGTACCACTGTACCCGGCGGCATATCCGCAATAATCGGCGCATGAATGGTCGGCCCCTTGCGCAATGCCTTTGTACGACCGCCCTCCTCGCCTTTTACTGTGCCAAGCTTTACGCTCTCACCGGCAGTCATCAGCAGAACAGCGCTGGTACTGCTATCCTCCTCTACTTCTAAACCATAGAGGTTCTCAAGGGAATCTGCCGGAAGATAGGTCACCCCGTCCTGTTCCTCAGGAGCAAGCCGGAGCTGAACAGGCTCGTTGTTGAGGCTTGCCGCGGTTGTATCCTCCTGCATATATAGCAAATCATTATCTGTAGAAAGGATAACGGACTTGGTAGCTTCTTCATAACGGATGTCCGGGTCAACATACTCCTGCAAAAGCGGAAGCGGTAAAAGCAAGCCGTCACCGGTGCCGCTGGCAGAATAACCAGTCAATTGTCCTTTAACGAAAATAGGCTGCTGCACTCCATTCCAGTCCGGATCAATATGCTGACGGTTTGGCAGTACATAAAAAGCAACCCAATAGGCGGCTGCAGCAATGATAACCAGTCCCAGGAAACGGCGAAGACGGCTTCCACGCTTGTTAGTGCGTCCTTGTCTCTGTCTGCTCTCCAAAATATATCCTCCAAAACTATCAATAGATTTTCATTCTGATATCCAATTTTAAGTATACGCTATATTCAGCGCTTTGGTTTCGCAAATCTACTGGAAGAAGCGGCATTAACTGGCCGGCATATTGTAGTAAAACAAAAAACGTGCGGCAGCCGTTACCGGATACCACACGTTATAAATTACGCTTCCTGATATAAGCGTCTATACAGCTAGTGCTTCTTCTCACTACAGCCTTTGCAGACACCGTACATCTCCATCCGTAATCCGTGAACCTTGAAGCCTGTTGCCAGCTCGGCCGCATGCTCCACCTCATGAAGGGAGGGATAGCTGAAATCCTCAATTTTACCGCATTCCTGGCAGATGACATGATAATGATCGGATACATTAGCATCGAAACGGCTGGAGTTATCGCCGTAGGTCAACTCACGCACCATTCCGGCTTCCATGAACATTTTCAAATTGTTGTACACCGTTGCCACGCTCATACTTGGAAACTGCGGCTCCAGCGCACGATAAATATCGTCTGCCGTAGGATGATTCAACGCTTCCATCAGATACGTCAAAATTGCATGACGCTGGGGTGTAATACGGACACCGGTAGTCTTCAATTGTTCCAATGCATGCTGTACGCCACTACCCATCAATTCCACCGCCTTTAAATTAAAGCCATAATGTAAGATCCTAAAACTATACTGCAATTGTAAAACCCGGCTTTGAATGTTGTCAATGCACCAAGTACATTATATTTATTATTATATAATAAAAATTACTTTTTTCAATATTCCTTCACATTTAAGCTGCTGTTTCCTTCCACACGCACCTTAAATTCACCCGTACCTACCTCGCCGGAGATCGTCTTTTTATCAATGGCCAATCCGGAAATGTCTGTGCTGATATTACCGTAGCCGCTCGATCCGTTCACTGCATAGTTGCCTGAAGCAGGCAGAGAAAGCGTAATATCCCCTACCGCGCTGTAGACCTCCCAGTCTCCTCCGAGCACCTCAGACCGAATGTTTATTGTGCCGTTCAGCGATTCCGCATGCAGCTTCGCCCTTGAGCCGTCAACTTCAAGGTTGCCGTTTTTGCTGGACAGGTTTACTTCATCCCCGCTGCCCGTAGCAGAA contains these protein-coding regions:
- a CDS encoding DUF2614 family zinc ribbon-containing protein yields the protein MKIKSAKINAFRTWGLLLTMLGMGLMIAGTAGIVFWGSAGKVAAAIGLVIGLISMMASLAIYFWAGMLSTSAVQLECPECHKLTKMLGKTDRCMFCHTLLTRDPAQATITAEQLESQQLKSH
- a CDS encoding nucleotidyltransferase-like protein, coding for MELSNLTLLSGETFDESVLGAVALRQKGNAPFQSALLHDFDMVVLMLHAEQEKERILTHTIAGERRTQTVHVGLPALERAVLAGDNNELLTSLITGEVIWDPKGILGEMRREIIRFQGPLKDRVLFMEFARFLHMYVKSKRYIEACCTMDAYNCVLMALYHWARIEVSEAGCFPNPAVWEQVKSLNTPVHKLYEELTVSTETLDQRIELILLACEFALMSKMSDCCGLLLNILGSRKESWSIKELLQHSGLSPLGAELPLVLRKLVSRSQIREITAWSKDASEGHTVRYTL
- a CDS encoding glycosyl hydrolase family 18 protein — encoded protein: MESRQRQGRTNKRGSRLRRFLGLVIIAAAAYWVAFYVLPNRQHIDPDWNGVQQPIFVKGQLTGYSASGTGDGLLLPLPLLQEYVDPDIRYEEATKSVILSTDNDLLYMQEDTTAASLNNEPVQLRLAPEEQDGVTYLPADSLENLYGLEVEEDSSTSAVLLMTAGESVKLGTVKGEEGGRTKALRKGPTIHAPIIADMPPGTVVRIWHSATENEEWLYVQMNSGYTGFIKAEDITADGEKTVEQREYVPTRAERSWKGKAVNLFWEAVYERKPNPANFGELPGVNVVSPTWFSIVDVDGNVRSKADKAYVEWAHKQGMEVWALLSNSFDADLTTEALSSYERRMTTIVQMLEYADLYDLDGINIDFENVYTKDGGNVTQFMRELKPMAQAKNLIISIDVTPKSNSEMWSLFLDRKALGTTADFLMVMAYDEHWASSPTAGSVASLPWVENSISRIIKEDEVPAEKIILGVPLYTRIWTETTEKGEMKVSSKAVGMKTVQELLAEKKLTPSFDSEAGQNYVEYKEEGNLQKIWIEDEVSLKARVELAKSFGLGGVASWTRSFGTVEAWKALQEINK
- the perR gene encoding peroxide-responsive transcriptional repressor PerR, with the translated sequence MGSGVQHALEQLKTTGVRITPQRHAILTYLMEALNHPTADDIYRALEPQFPSMSVATVYNNLKMFMEAGMVRELTYGDNSSRFDANVSDHYHVICQECGKIEDFSYPSLHEVEHAAELATGFKVHGLRMEMYGVCKGCSEKKH